tgttgttattgttgttgctgttgttgttgttgttgttgttgttgtaagttaTGCTGAATTTAACGAGGGAATTAATTTTCCTTATTGTTACAACCAAATGTGCTCCTTAGAACATTTAGATAGTCTGTCAATGTGTTGTTGTTCAGCCCATGGTCCAATCATAATTAAGAGTCTTGGCCAATGGTAGGTACATACCGTCGGTAGCGTACACAGAATTTTTTATAAGCGGTGTCACAATttgaagaaataaacaaataaataacttATTGTAGTTGTAAGCGGTGTCATTTTCTATATTTATCCCTAATATTTTTATTACATACCGTCACTATTTCATGTACCTTTGTACCATTTTGGAAAATGAACTTTAAGCTGGCCGATGTAGATATGCAATCcgaatagaattttaatgatatTGATATCTTGAATATCTCGATAAATTCTCTAaccatattttatttttcattttctaggTTATGCTTTCTGCATTAAAATAGGAAGAGAATTCAGTAGCAAGGAACATGAAACTATGAAAGGCAAGGCTGAAAAGGGGCTTTCAATGGACCACTGGACCAAATATAATAATACATTTATATGGAAGTGAGGCAAAACTACTCTTTGGGTAGAGGGGTCACAGGCCTATGAAAACTtcggaaatatatatatatatatatatatatatatatatatatatatatatatatattaattgattactttatttgaattaataaatatagatatatcgATTTAGAGGTACAACTTAACTTGTAATGCACAATTTGGGTTTAGTTCCAACTCTAGCATTTGCTCAACTTATATTCGATAATGATGCCCCCGACAGTTTTAAATCCTGAGTCTGCCCTGTATAGAACCAAGCTCGATAAAGTCAAGATATGGACAATTGCTTGATGCTTGACCTCAAACATGGTATtggaaaatccaaaaataaatatagATTGTTATACATTGAGTAATAATGTATTTGTTGTTATGCAAGGAATAATTATACAAGAAATGTTGTGAACGGATATAAGATTACCATAAACATATTCAATTACCGCGCAATTGTTCTAGTGTAATTTGCTTCTTAGTTCTTACTACATGGATTATTTTTTCGTAAAAACTTGAGTTAGAAATTGAACTCTAGTGCCGGTCAAGCTTCTAAAGAAAGTTGTATTAACCTTGAAATTACAAGAAAAAAAAACCCAACATACACGTTTTCTTTAACACTTTCCCTAGTTAATCCTATAGTAGGCCAACAAAATAGAGGGAATGAGAGGGTGCAAAACTCCCCTTTGGAGATATTATAGAACCCATTCAAGCCTCATTCTTTGTAAAAGCAGGATCAACGTTTCCCAGACTTTTCAAAATTGCTACTGTACTTATACAGAAGATTCGACGCGCACCCAACGATATTTTCGAAGAATTCGAGCTACATAGAGTAGGATCATTCGCTTACAATTTCATCAGAATTATCCGATTGTACCCTGAAACACTGAAGACGAGTGTCCCCAAGTCTTCTGGAATAAGTAGCTTTCTTATACTCAGCCCAAGTGAAAGGCCTGTAGAGATAAGATTTGTGTGGTGTGACCAACTCTGAGGGACAAGAAATTCTGGCATGGGGTGCTGGGGCACCAAAATAGACCATTGACATCCTAGTTTTGCACGAATTCACCATGGCCCTGTGCCTGACACTCTTAAACCTTCCGTTGGTCAGAGCCTGCAAGTGACGGATCCAAGATTTTTTGATAAGAGGTGTCAAAATATACAAAATTAaacattcaaaaaaataaaaacaattcaaAAGGATTCAACATATAGTATATAAAAAACGATATAAAGCTAAGTAGCTCTTTTTCGTATTCAAAAACTAAGTCAGTTCCCAATGCAAACCATAAATAAAGGGCAGTGAGATTCTAACTGGATGAGAAGTCATTCGATAGGGGCCCTCCAAAAAATATGCAGAGATGATCAGCTCATCACTGAAATCTGATCAGTTATTATCACGTGAAATCTTAGCATGGCTAGGGATTGAATGAAACCTGTGGTTAACTTAATCACTTCAGTTTCAGTTCCCCCAAAGCACAAGTAGCTATCACTTAATTAGGTCATATTCAAACTATGATTCTTCAGCTCATCAGTCTATTTCTCACTTTTATTTCTGATCATGAGGGATGGATTTATGATAACCATACATGACTACTAGTGCTGCTAAAGGGTAGCCCGGTGCACAAAGTATCTCGCATTCACACAAGGTCTTAGGAAGGACAACAcccccaaggggtgtgatgtcGACAACTTGTCCTAAAGCAAGCATTAGTGACTGCTTTCACGACTCGAACTTGTGACCTATAGATCACACAGAGACAACTACTACTTCTTACCTACAACATTATGAGAACGGTATTAATCATCCTGTGCCCGGGACCAATTTCTTTTATAAGCTTATAATCTACTATGGAATTTTTTAGCACTTTCTATCAATAGGTCAAACCAAGACCTCTGGTTAACCACAGAGAAAAACATTTCCCCACACCCTTAAGCGGTAAATAAACATTACAaataaatcaattccaataattatgaAAATTCTGAACCAGTAGCAATCCCTTTCTCGCACTTCCAAACGTTCTAGAGTTCAATTCTTATTGTTACTGATTACTAAAAAGAATTTCACGTGCCTGACATGTCCCTTTGGAAACATATGATAAAATGTAAATGATACATAAAAGATTAGCATGGCCTTTGCTAAGGAATGATTgacatttaaaagaaaaaaaatcaatttggtgACTGTCACATAGAGAAGGAATGCTTACCTGTAAAGTGTCACCAACAAAGACAGAGAAAGAAGTATTGGGATGAGGTGAGACAGGTATCCACAAACCGTCTTGAGGTGAAATTTGAAGACCACCAACGTCATTCGATCTTAAGATGGTCAAGATCTGAGGGTCAGTATGCTCTCCAAAACCAATCTTACGTGTCGTTATATTCTGAACTTCCTTACTGAAAATTCTGGCTCTATCATTACTGATAAGTGACACGTCCGTATTCTGATCCTCATGAACATCATGAATAAGGAGTTGATGAATATTATTAGTGATCAAAGGAGGATAGTGATTGAGCCTGACGAGAGAGTCAGAATTAAGGTCTCTGAGAAGTTTACTGAAGACAGAGATGTGGGGGACCCTTAATCCTTGTGCCATCAGTTCTAATATCTCACATGCCAACTCCTTAACTTCCTCTACATAACCATTCACTGCAGAGCTGTCACAAAaccaataaagaaagaaaatgaagagcTGATTCCCCTCTTTTATTCTGCCATTGTTTAAGCAACTCAGAAATGGCTACAGCATGGTGTAGAAGAGGAAATTTAAAATACATTTCAATAGATTTTCATGGTAACAAAACAGTGTAAAAGTAGGCAGTAGAGTTAAAATTTGGCGCTAGGATTGTCCAACATTATATGATGAAACAACATATATATCATCTACTCACTAATGTGGGATATTCTAACTTTCAGAAGTTAGGCTCAACATCAAACACTTGGAAATTCAGAGATTTATTCGGGATTTTAAGAGAATGGATGCACCACtatctttaaataaatatatgATCTGAcaatatactttttttttttacgatGATCCAAGTTGACGTACAAACTctaattgatattattag
The sequence above is drawn from the Nicotiana tabacum cultivar K326 chromosome 13, ASM71507v2, whole genome shotgun sequence genome and encodes:
- the LOC107798467 gene encoding gibberellin 2-beta-dioxygenase 2-like — translated: MVLATTSEKIRDIELPIIDLSLERSEVLKHIVKASEEFGFFKVINHNIPEFIIKRMEDESYSFFSKTSLQKQCAGPANPYGYGCKNIGFNGDNGEVEYLLLHANPLSISQTSKTISSDPITFSSAVNGYVEEVKELACEILELMAQGLRVPHISVFSKLLRDLNSDSLVRLNHYPPLITNNIHQLLIHDVHEDQNTDVSLISNDRARIFSKEVQNITTRKIGFGEHTDPQILTILRSNDVGGLQISPQDGLWIPVSPHPNTSFSVFVGDTLQALTNGRFKSVRHRAMVNSCKTRMSMVYFGAPAPHARISCPSELVTPHKSYLYRPFTWAEYKKATYSRRLGDTRLQCFRVQSDNSDEIVSE